GCAATTAGATTGCTGTAATTTTCTTTGTTAGATACCATCATTTGAGTTAATTTTAAACACTGCTATCTGGTTTAAACCTAAAAGTCAATATTCGTCAGCCAGGATTTCATCAGGTACCTTTTAATGTTTCCTGTTAATCACGCTTGCCGCATACCCTGCACCGAAGCCATTATCAATATTCACCACTGTAACACCTGATGCGCATGAATTCAGCATACCTAAAAGGGCAGCTATACCGCCAAAACTTGCGCCATATCCAACGCTTGTGGGCACAGCAATTACAGGTTTATCAACAAGGCCTCCTATCACGCTCGGAAGCGCCCCCTCCATACCTGCTACAACAATAAGCACCTCTGCGCTGAAAAGTGTCTCTTTTCTCGCAAGTATTCGATGAAGGCCTGCAACGCCAATATCATTTACAATCTCAACCCTGTTTCCCATAAACCCTGCTGTAACAGCCGCCTCTTCAGCAACTGGTATATCAGATGTGCCTGCACATATCACAAGAATGGTGCCACGTCCTGTGATTTCAACAGGCTTTTTTGTCAAAGTAAGGGCCTTGCACCTTTCATGATATTTGCTCTCCGGGAACTCCTTCAAAATCTTTTCCGCCTTCTCATCAGAAAGCCTTGTAACAAGGATGCGCTCATCCTTTTCGTACATTCTTTTCATTATAGATATGATATCTTCGACCCTTTTTCCCTGACCGAATATCACCTCAGGTGTGCCCTTTCTGAGTTCCCTGTGATGGTCTATATTTGCAATGCCAATATCCTCAAATGGCAGGGTTTTAAGGCTCTCCATCACCTCTTCAACCGTAAGATTATTATCCCTGAGATCGGTCAGAAGTTCTTCAAGTTTTTTTTTGTTCAAAGGTATCCCCTTCCCGGAATATCTATTATTTTAATCAGAAGCACTGTTTTGATTATATAACTTCCTGCGGTCCGGTCACACTGTATATCATATGAACAGCCATTTTGATACAGGCTTATCAAATAATTCATGCTTTCAGTGGAAATTAGTAAATTTTACAATAAATTACAATCTTTTTATTCATCCCTCTGGATGCCTCATTTGAACTTGCCAAAAAAAAGGGCGTCATGATCTTGAACCAGGCTGCAACCGTATTACATGCATCAATAAACGAAAGCGGATCATGGAGGATACAGGGGATAACGACGAGTGGACTTACTCTCTTTGATTTAAAGTAATTTTGTTATTCAATCGTGATGTAATGAACAAGCAAGCGAAGTCTGTTTGTTGTTTGTACATAGTGGTAGAAGGACGCGGAGCGTCAGAAAAGGATGTTCCCACGGTGACCATAAGAACAAGAGGAAGGCTAAAGCCAATGGATGCCAGCCTTCGCGGGCATGACGACATAATATTTTTTTCTAAATATAACTTTGCGGTCTTCGCGTCTTTGTTTACCCTGTTAAACATTTTTTGTTGTTGTTTCACCGGGGCGGTTAATCTTTTCCTTGTCCCTTTTTTATTCTTTATAAACGATACCAAATTTTTTGCCTTGACAATGGTTTTATTTTAGAGTCAAAATTTATTTAAGATTCAAAAATGTATGATATTTATAATATAAATATCAGCTTTCCATAGTGTCCTTTATGACACAGAGTCATTAGAAAGCTATCAGGAAGGAGGCTCATTTTGTATCAGTTCAGACCGGTAACAGATCGAATGCGCACAATGTATGAAGCGATTCGTGAGCGTATATATCATGTAGACCCGGAACGATCACTCATCGTTACAGAAGCACATAAAAAATATGAGAAGGTTATACCTCTTCTCAGGTACCCGATGATCTTCCGCGAGATGTGTGAAAAGATGACCCTGAGGGTCGAAGATTTTGAAATCCTGGTGGCAAACAACAGCAAATATTTTTGCGGTACTATAATCAATCCCATCTGGGGCGGAGGAGAGACATACCTGAACCCTGTTGATAAGGGCGAATGGAAAATGGGCGATGACGGCTATTATCACAATTCCGCCACTGATGAGCTTCGAATGATCATGAGCCAGAAAGACTATGACGAGCTGAATTCAGTTCGTGAGTACTGGAAGAGGCGCACCTTTACGAGTCAGGCAGACGCATGGCAGCCTGAGGGTTATGATGAACTGGCTAATCTTGCAGTTCGCGACTTTGGAAAGGAAGCACCGCTTATTCTGATGCCTCCGGGTCACATGACGCCCGGATATTCTAAAATACTGAATACAGGTTATGCTGCCATCTCTAAACAGGCAAGAGAGTGGATGGATGCGCACAGGAACAACCTTATGGGTGATGATGTAGAGAGATATATTTTCTACTCTTCCGTGGAGATATCCTGCATGGGAGCAACAACCCTGCTCAAACGATACGGGCAGACATGCTTTGATAAGGTTAAAGAATGCAGTGACATAAAGCGTAAGGCGGAGCTTACCCAAATGGGTGAAAACCTGATGTGGATTTCCGAGAACCCTGTTCGTACCTTCTGGCAGGCATGTCAGGCGGCGCTGCTTTATGAAATGATGATATCAATGGCAGGTGTAAATGATATCGGCTCTTTCGGTCGCTTTGATCAGTATACCTGGCCCTTTTTAAAAAAGGACGTTGAAGAAGGCAGTATCACCATGGATCAGGCACAGGAGATTGTCGACTGCTTTTTCATGAAGGTAAACAGCTTTTATAATGGCGGTATTGGCCCGCTTGTTCCAATAATCGGGATCGGTAATACCTACCTTCATACCACCATAGGAGGCGTAGACCCTGATACAGGGGAGGACGCCAGCAACCCGGTCACCTACATGACGCTAGAGACATTGGGCAGGCTCAGTCTGCATGATCCGACAGTCTCTCTTCGTGTACACAAAAACACGCCCGATAAGCTGTGGGAGTGCGCCATTACTGTAAACAAACTGGTGGGAGGTCTGCCCCTGTACCAGAACGATGATGTCATTGTCCCCGGTATTATGAAGGAGCTTGGATTCAGCCTGCGTGACGCTAGGGATTACGCACTTATCGGCTGCCAGGAAATTACAGGCTCAGGTAATGACTATGCAGCAGGAAGCGGGATATCACCTCCCAGCGGATATCTGCATTACAGTTCTATGTTTAACATGGCAATCAACGACGGTATTAACCCCTATAACGGCGAACGGTGCCCCATCCACACAGGATACCTGTACGATATGAAGTCAATCGAAGAGGTAAAGGAGGCTTTTACCGCTGTTGCCCGTTATATAGTCAGGGCGCAGGTGTCCATTGACAATTATCTTGAATATATCTTTATGAATAATATGATCTTCCCTATAGTTTCCATATCAGTAGATGGCTGTATGGAAAGCGGAAAAGATATCTCATGCGGAGGAGCCAGATACAACTCATACGGCGGAACTGCCGTGGGCCTGGCCACCATCGCGGACTCAATCACTGCAATTAAATACATGTGTTTTGACAATAAAAAATGCACAACACGCGAGCTCTACGATGCGGTTATGGCCAACTGGGAGGGATACGAGTCTCTTCGCCAGATCATCATAAACGAGGCGCCGCACTTCGGCAATGCCAATCCTTATGCTGATATGGAAATGAAGTGGGTAACAGATACCTATTACAATGTCTGCAAAGATTGCTACAGCACCAGGTCGAAAACCTATAAGGCCGGCATGTACAGCGCTGCTAACCATGTTGCTCAGGGTTACCATACCTGGGCGACACCGGACGGTCGAAAAGCCGGCATGCCGATCGCGGACGCCGCTTCTCCAGTTCAGGGGAGGGACAGGCTCGGACCAACAGCCGTGCTTCAATCCGCTCTATCTTATGACCATGGCAAATTTATGGACGGTATGGCGCTGAATGTACGAATCCATCCATCGGTGCTCGACCGGGAAGATGGGATCGCAAAGGTGCGTGACATGACAAAGACATATCTGAATTCAGGCGGAATGGAAATACAGTATAACATAGTATCCTCCGACACCATGCGCGCAGCGCAGGCGGACCCGGAGACCTACCGCGATCTTGTCGTGCGTATTGCGGGCTTTTCCGCCTATTTTGTGGAGCTTTCTCTCGACTGCCAGAATGATCTTATTTCACGTACTGAAAATTATTTGTAGTGAGTTATCACACGACTGGAGTTGATATTTTCCCTTGTTCCCATGATGTTCGTGGGAACAAGAGGATGAGTGTAATTTCAGATAAAACTATAAGCTCACCTTTTATACCTGTCCAGAAACCCGACCCACTGGACATTCACATTTATGGAACTAAAATCCATATCCACCTTACCTTTAAGGATGTATGGCCTTGCTGCATTTAGCATATGGCAGTAGGTGTTATACACCTTTGGGAAAAACACGGCTTCATATATGCCGGTTGTATCCTCAAATGAAACAAATTTCATCTGGTCACCCTCCTTTGTCATAACAGTTTTGCCTGTTACAAGCCAGCCTGTCATGGTTACATATCTGCCCACAAGCCCAGGTAGATCCTTTGCCTGTATATAATGGATATCTTTAAGAAGATCATTATAGAGTTCAAGAGGGTGCATGGAAATGATAAATCCCAGGGCATCTGATTCATTTTTAAGCATTACCTGCCCTGAATAATCCTCTCTCTTCAGGACCTCTTTTCGGGCAGGCACATTCTTTTTACCATAATCAAACAGGGTTGGAATAGCCTTGTCTTCCTGCTTATCAAAAAACTCAAGTGCCTGCCACACAAGCCCCGGCCTATTGATGCCATTACCAATAGCATCAATGGCCCCGGCCTTTATGAGCGCTTTCACATCCTGAAGGTGAATATGGCCTGACATGCGCCGCAAAAAATCATGAAACGATGTAAACAGGCCATTTTTATTACGCTCATGGATGATTGAATCCTTTGCATCTCTTGTGAGTTCACTTATCTGCATGAACCCTATTCTTATGTGTCTATCCTTACCAGTATATTTAATCTCACTCAGGTTGATATCCGGCGGGAGGATTGTAATCCCCATGCGCCTTGCCTCGGAGATATACCCGTATGTGGAGTAGTACCCCCCGCCGTTTGATATAACAGCGGCCATGAACTCGGCAGGATAGTGCGCCCTGAGCCATGCTGATTTGTATGCCACCATGGTATAGCTTGCCGAGTGGGGTTTACAGAAGCTGTACCCGTCAAACCCCATTATCATATCCCACACCTGATCAATTATATCCCCTGTCACCCCCTTTTCAGATGCCCCTTTTATAAACCTCTCGTGAAAATCCCTTAGTTTTTTCTCGCGGTTTTTTTTACTTACCACCTTCCTCAGCATGTCTGCCTCAGCGGCATCAAAACCTGCCATGTATATGGCGGCCTGGCTCAACTGCTCCTGAAAGACCATAATACCAAGTGTCTCATCCAGTACAGGCGCTAAAAGCTTATGAACATGCTCCCACGGCTCACCATGAAGCCTTGAAACCCATGTTCGTATACACTGGTTGGATGCCGGCCTTATAATGGATGTAACAACGACATTCAGGAGAAAATGATCCATGTTTATGTAATTGCTGAATGGAATTCCGCTCGCCACCTTTGTGAGTACCTGCCTTGTGGCAGGGCTCTCAAAATAGAAGACACCGAATGTGTCACCTTTGTAAAATATCTTCACTGTTTCAGGGTCATCTATTGGGTTCCAGTCTTCATAGTCTATTTTGATACTGTAATTTTTTTCTACAAGGGCAATTGCATCCCGTATAACTGCGAGGCTTCTGTTGCCCAGGATGTCTATTTTAACAAGCCCTGCCTCCTCCACAGAGTCCTTTTCCCACTGGAGCACCTGAACCCCGTTTGCAGATATCTCGACAGGGCAGTAACGCCTAATTTCATCAGGCACAATCACCACACCGCCACAGTGGACAGAGAGGTGATTCAGATGATTTTCAAGCTGGACTGCGGTTTCAATTATTTGATTCCACGGGGTGGTAAACTCTACGCCCCTCATCTTTGGATGATCCATTAACCCCTGCCATACATCCTTAAGACGCCATGCAAAGCCGATCCTCTCTGTTACAGTGCCGATCTCCTGCTCAGTAAGCCCGAACACCTTGGCAACCTCCCTTATTGCAGAGCGTGCCCCAAAGGTATTATGATTTGCCACCATAGCGGCCTTTTTATTCCCATGATGTGAAAAAAGGTAGTCCAGCACCTGCTCGCGCTCATCCCATGCAAAGTCTATATCTATATCAGGCGGGTCAACCCTGCCGGGGTTCAGAAAACGTTCAAAAAAAAGGTTATGCCTTATGGGGTCAACATGGGTTATACCTAAGGCATATGAGACAATGGATGCAGCAGCGCTCCCCCTGCCGCATGAACGGGGCGATTTTTTTGCGAGGTCAGCCACAACAAGAAAATAGTGGCTGAAATTCTTTTCAGATATGATCCGCATCTCATGGTCAATGCGCGCCTGTACCCTTTCTGTAATCTCGCCATAACGCCTTTTGCACCCCGCTATTGTTGCATTGTAAAGCGTGTCAAATGCCTGTTTATCGCCCATCCTCTCAAAGGAAGGAAAGGTGAGGCTGAATATATCCCACTCCCTCATGCACTCATTAGCCACCCTGACCGTATTTGCGATTGCATCAGGGGCATGGGGGAAGTGGTCAACCATTGATTGTGCTGAACAGAAAAAATTGTGTTCAAGGCAGCAATCATTTTTTTTAAGACGGGAGAGCTTTGTGTTAAGTGCTATTGCCCTTAATACCCTGTGGAGCTGGTACTGCTCTTTATTAATAAGATACACCCTGTTTGTGGCAATAGGCGGGAGACTGTACTCCCTTGCAAAGGCAAGGCACTTATGCATGCTGTACCCCGGTGACATCTCAACATAGAGGTCTGTATCCGAATCACGCCTGAGGGCCTTAAGCAGCCTGAAATCATCCGAGAATATTATAAGCCCGTTTCTGTATTCCCTGAGCGCGTCAGCCAGTTCAAAACCCTTGTGACACTGCCTGGCAGATATGATACGGCACAGGTTTGAGTACCCTTCCCTGCTTTTTACCAGGATGACCGCCCTGCTGTTATCTGTTGTGATCTCGCTCCCAACAATGGGCCTGATACCCATCTCACGGGCTGTTTCAAGAAAAAATATAAGCCCGTACAGGCCGTTTGTATCAGTAAGGGCAAAGGTATTCATACCTGTATCAAGTGCAGCATGGCAGAGCGCTTCGATTGCGCCAATGCCGCGGCACCTGGAAAAGGAGGAGTGGACGTGAAGGTGGATAAAAGCCATGATATCACCACAGAGACACAGAGATCACAGAGTTTTTGTTTTAAAGTATTAATCTTTTTATTCCCTGCTTTAAAACAGGTACATTAAAATTTATTAAAAGGCCAATCTTAAGGCCTCTCAATTTTAAATAAGTCAATAATTGTGCCTCATGTATAGGTAACAAA
The Desulfatiglans sp. DNA segment above includes these coding regions:
- a CDS encoding DNA polymerase III subunit alpha, whose protein sequence is MAFIHLHVHSSFSRCRGIGAIEALCHAALDTGMNTFALTDTNGLYGLIFFLETAREMGIRPIVGSEITTDNSRAVILVKSREGYSNLCRIISARQCHKGFELADALREYRNGLIIFSDDFRLLKALRRDSDTDLYVEMSPGYSMHKCLAFAREYSLPPIATNRVYLINKEQYQLHRVLRAIALNTKLSRLKKNDCCLEHNFFCSAQSMVDHFPHAPDAIANTVRVANECMREWDIFSLTFPSFERMGDKQAFDTLYNATIAGCKRRYGEITERVQARIDHEMRIISEKNFSHYFLVVADLAKKSPRSCGRGSAAASIVSYALGITHVDPIRHNLFFERFLNPGRVDPPDIDIDFAWDEREQVLDYLFSHHGNKKAAMVANHNTFGARSAIREVAKVFGLTEQEIGTVTERIGFAWRLKDVWQGLMDHPKMRGVEFTTPWNQIIETAVQLENHLNHLSVHCGGVVIVPDEIRRYCPVEISANGVQVLQWEKDSVEEAGLVKIDILGNRSLAVIRDAIALVEKNYSIKIDYEDWNPIDDPETVKIFYKGDTFGVFYFESPATRQVLTKVASGIPFSNYINMDHFLLNVVVTSIIRPASNQCIRTWVSRLHGEPWEHVHKLLAPVLDETLGIMVFQEQLSQAAIYMAGFDAAEADMLRKVVSKKNREKKLRDFHERFIKGASEKGVTGDIIDQVWDMIMGFDGYSFCKPHSASYTMVAYKSAWLRAHYPAEFMAAVISNGGGYYSTYGYISEARRMGITILPPDINLSEIKYTGKDRHIRIGFMQISELTRDAKDSIIHERNKNGLFTSFHDFLRRMSGHIHLQDVKALIKAGAIDAIGNGINRPGLVWQALEFFDKQEDKAIPTLFDYGKKNVPARKEVLKREDYSGQVMLKNESDALGFIISMHPLELYNDLLKDIHYIQAKDLPGLVGRYVTMTGWLVTGKTVMTKEGDQMKFVSFEDTTGIYEAVFFPKVYNTYCHMLNAARPYILKGKVDMDFSSINVNVQWVGFLDRYKR
- the larB gene encoding nickel pincer cofactor biosynthesis protein LarB; amino-acid sequence: MNKKKLEELLTDLRDNNLTVEEVMESLKTLPFEDIGIANIDHHRELRKGTPEVIFGQGKRVEDIISIMKRMYEKDERILVTRLSDEKAEKILKEFPESKYHERCKALTLTKKPVEITGRGTILVICAGTSDIPVAEEAAVTAGFMGNRVEIVNDIGVAGLHRILARKETLFSAEVLIVVAGMEGALPSVIGGLVDKPVIAVPTSVGYGASFGGIAALLGMLNSCASGVTVVNIDNGFGAGYAASVINRKH